The region TCCAGGCTTGCGCCAACCTCGTCGCCATGTATGCTATAACAGCGGCCGAATCACGCATTGGGCAAATTAAATTTGCAATAATGACAGCATTTGCGAATGGAAACTCAGCCGTTTCCGACTTATTGCCGCTTATTTCCTGTCATCATGCTGACATAATTCTTGACTCCGGCATGTGGATATACGTACACTCGCTGCTGAATCATGGGTCTGTCCGATGTTTCTCCGACGACAACAATGGAACACTATGCACGAAAACTCCTTTAAATCTACCGTCCTGGCGGCGTTGGCCCTGGCGCTTGCGCCCGCCCTCAGCCAGGCGTACGAAGCCGGTGTTGAGAGCGATAACGCGCCAGTCGCCGCCGCCGCACCCGCCCTGATCCCGATGACCGCCCAGGTCACGGCGAAACTCCCCACCCTCGACAACCGCCTGCAAAAGACCGACCGTCTACTGAAAAACCTCAGCGACAATTCCGATCCGCTGCGCGAAGCCGACGTCTGGGGCCGCATCCGCAGCGGCTATGCGATTCCCGACATCAACAACCAGCTGGTAGCGAACCACGTCAACTGGTACGCCACCCGCCCCGACTACATCGCCCGCACCACGGCGCGCGCCTCGCGCTACATCTTCCACGTGGTGCAGGAACTGGAAAAGCGCGGCATGCCGACGGAACTGGCCCTGCTGCCGTTCATCGAGTCCGCCTTCAACCCGCAAGCGTTCTCGAGCGCCAATGCGGCCGGCATGTGGCAATTCGTGCCCGCCACCGGGCGTGATTTCAACCTCAAGCAAAACATGTTCAAGGACGAGCGCCGAGGCGTGCTGGCCTCGACGGACGCGGCATTGACGTACCTGCAGCGCCTGTATGACATGTTTGGCGACTGGCAACTCGCCCTGGCCGCCTACAACTGGGGCGAAGGCTCGGTGCAGCGCGCCATCAAGAAAAACCAGGCGCTGGGCAAGCCGACGGACTTCGAAAGCCTGGCCGACCTGATGCCGGCCGAAACGCGCAACTACGTGCCGAAACTGCAAGCGGTGAAAAACATCATCGCCAATCCAGCCCAGTTCGGCCTGACCCTGCCCGTGGTCGACAACCAGCCGTATTTCACGGCCATCGACAAGACCAGCGACATCGACATCACCGTTGCCGCCCAGCTGGCCGAACTGTCGATGGATGAATTCAAGGCCTTGAATCCGCAATTTAACCGCCCCGTCATCATCGGCGGCGAAAAGACCAAGATTCTGTTGCCACAGGAAAACGCCGCCAAGTTCACCACCAATCTGGCGCAATGGGGCCATGCCTTGTCGAGCTGGACGACGCACAAGATCACCAATGCGCGCGAACGCATCGAAACCCTGGCGTCGAAATTCGGCACCACGGCCGACGTACTGCGCCAGGCCAACAACATTCCCCAGCGCACCAGCCTGCGCGCCGGCTCCACCATCCTCGTGCCGAAAACCTCGGCCACGATGAACAAGGACATCACCCAGGAAATCGCCGACAGCGCCACCATGCTGCTGGAAGCGGACCGTCCGGAACGGGCCGCCAAGGCACTGCGCCGCGCCGCCAAGGGTGGCAAGGTGCAAGCCGCGCCAATTTCCCTGGTGAAACCGCGCATCCAGCGTGGCGGCGGCAATAGCCGGGCCAAAGCGCGTCACTGATCGCCTGAGTTATTGACGCACCGCACCGGCCGCCACAGCTTTGCTGTCGCGGCCGGTTGCACATCCGCCTTACCCGTCCACCACCCAGACAGGAGTCGTCATGGCTTTCTTGCAAGGCAAAAAAATCCTCATCACGGGCTTGCTGTCGAACCGCTCCATCGCCTATGGCATCGCCAAGGCTTGCCACCGCGAAGGCGCCACCCTCGCCTTCACCTATGTGGGCGAACGCTTCAAGGAGCGCATCACGGAATTTGCGGCGGAATTCGGCAGCGAACTGGTGTTTGACTGCGACGTGTCCAGCGATGAACAGATCAACGCCGTCTTCAGCGACCTGGCGCGCCACTGGGATCAATTGAACGGCCTGGTGCACGCCATCGGTTTCGCGCCGCGCGAAGCGATCGCCGGCGACTTCCTCGACGGCCTGTCGCGCGACAGCTTCCGCATCGCGCACGATATTTCCGCCTACAGCTTTCCCGCCATGGCCAAGGCTGCCTTGCCGCTGCTGCATCCGGGCGCCTCGGTGCTGACCCTGACCTACCTGGGCGCCGTGCGCGCCGTGCCCTACTACAACACCATGGGCCTGGCCAAGGCATCGCTGGAAGCGTCCGTGCGCTACCTGGCCGAATCGCTGGGTCCACGCGGCATCCGCGCCAACGGCATTTCCGCCGGCCCCATCAAGACCCTGGCCGCTTCCGGCATCAAGGATTTCAGCAAACTCCTGGGCTTTGTGGCCGAACATGCCCCGCTGCGGCGCAACGTCACCATCGAAGAGGTGGGCAACACGGCCGCCTTCTTGCTGTCCGATCTGGCCTCCGGCATCACGGGCGAGATTACCTACGTCGATGGCGGCTTTTCGCAAGTGATGGCCGTCAATCCCGAAGTAGAGTGATGCGGTGATGGTCGATATTTATCGGTTGTCACTTGACAACCGACTGATATCGACCTACATTGGAGGCATCGCATGGCGCGCTCCTCGCATCCGAAGAAAGAAATCGAAGCGGCGCTGCGCCACGCGGAAAGCCAGGGCTGGAGAGTGGAAATGGGCGGCAGTCATGCCTGGGGGAAAATCTATTGCCCCTACAATGACGACGGCTGCCGCTGCGGCGAATTCTGCATCGCCTGCATCTGGAGCACGCCAAAGAATCCCGGCAACCACGCGCGGGCGATCCGGCGAGTGGTCGACAATTGCACCTTCAATAAACTGATCCACGACTGCATGCAACGCAAACCCAGGGGGTAACAATTATGGATTACATCTTTACTCTCAAGTACCGCCTGCCCGACCACGAAACCGATCTCGACGCGCTGGCCGAGCGCCTGGGCAGCGGCGGTTGCGACGACGCCCTGGTCGGCATCGGGCAAGCGGGGCGCCTGGCGCTGGAATTCACGCGCGAGGCCAGCAATGCCAGGGAAGCGCTGCTCAGCGCCCTGGCCGACGTCAAAGCCATCGTGCCCGACGCCGTGCTGGTCGAGGCATCGCCCGACCTCGTGGGCTTGAGCGATGTGGCGCAGGTACTCGGCCTGTCCCGGCAAAACCTGCATAAACTGATGAGCAAATACCGCCACAGTTTCCCCGTGCCCGTGCATGAGGGCAGCGCCACCATCTGGCACCTGGCCGACGTGCTGGCGTGGCTGCATGCCAAGGGAACGTATCAGCTGGAACGCAGCCTGGTCGAACTGGCACAGGTCACCCGGCAAATCAACCTGGCCAGAGAAACGCGACAGGCGCCGCCGCTGTCCGCCGACATCGTGGCCATGCTCAATTAAAACGCGCAAAATCTACGTATTCCTACTGATTTCACATAGGAAACATCATCAAAACGTGGTAGGACTGTCGTTTCTTCCCATTTAGACCGTGCAAAACGGCATCAAATACGGTATAGTGTCGTTGTGCGCTGCAATATGTTTCCTTGAAGCGATGGCAACACCGCAGTCCAGCACTACAAACTTAGCAGCTTCGCAAGCCTTAGCGCATCCACAGGATGCCGCTTATAAAGCCCTCCCGCCTTGTGTGTCGCACCTGACACCGTCCCGGCGCAAAGCTTTTGTGCCGAAATTTCTTTTTAGTTGAGTCATTTCGTTTTGGTTGGCGTTGCTATTTTGCGTTCTGCTTTTTGCAAGAACGCTGATTTTTACGAAAGAAAAGAATGACATTTGAATCCTTAGGCCTGCATCCGTCCATCATCGCCGCTCTGACCGAATCGGGCTACACCGCGCCAACCGCGGTACAGTCGCAAGCGATTCCAGCCGCGATCGAAGGCCGTGACCTGCTGGTCTCGTCGCAGACCGGTTCGGGCAAGACGGCAGCTTTCATGCTGCCATCGCTGCACAAACTGGCCAGCGCCGAACAAAGCGCCGCCGGCAAGACGCCGAACCAGGAAATGCAAGCATCGCGCGCCCGCGGCGAGCGTCCACGTTTCAAGGCTGCCCAGCCAAAAATGCTGGTGCTGACGCCAACGCGCGAACTGGCCCTGCAAGTGACCACCAATACCGACAAGTACAGCACCGGCATCCGCCGCATCAAGGCTGTGTCGATTCTGGGCGGCATGCCTTACCCTAAACAGATGCAATTGCTGGCCAAGAACCCTGAGATTCTGGTCGCGACCCCTGGCCGTCTGATCGACCACATGGATTCGGGCAAGATCGACTTCTCGCAACTGGAAATCCTGGTGCTGGACGAAGCCGACCGCATGCTGGACATGGGTTTCATCGACGACATCGAAAAAATCGTGGAAGCGACGCCAGAAGGCCGTCAAACCATGCTGTTCTCGGCAACCCTGGACGGCGTCGTTGGCAACATGGCCCGCCGCATCACGAAGAACCCACTGGTCATCCAGGTGGCTAGCTCGAGCAACAAGCATGAAAACATCACCCAGCGCGTGCACTTCGTCGACGACCTGTCGCACAAGAATCGCCTGCTGGACCACCTGCTGCGCGACGAATCGCTGGACCAGGCTGTTGTGTTCACCGCCACCAAGCGTGACGCCGACACCATCGCCGACCGTCTGAACATCGCCGGTTTCTCGGCTGCCGCCTTGCACGGCGACATGCATCAGGGCGCGCGTAACCGCACCCTGGACGGCATGCGTCGCGGCCAGGTCAAAGTGCTGGTTGCCACCGACGTTGCCGCCCGCGGTATCGACGTGCCAACGATCACCCACGTGTTCAACTACGACCTGCCGAAGTTCCCGGAAGACTACGTCCACCGCATCGGCCGTACCGGCCGTGCTGGCCGCAATGGCCTGGCCATCTCGCTGGTGAACCACGCTGAAGGCATGAACGTCAAGCGCATCGAACGCTTCACCAAGCAATTGATCCCGGTCAATGTCATCGAAGGTTTCGAGCCGAAGAAAACGGCGTCGGCACCACGTTCGAGCGCCCGTCCAGGCGGCTGGAAACCAGGCGACAACCGTGGCGGCGCGAAGCCAGGCCAACGCACGTTCAGCAAGCCAGGCGCACCACGCAAAGACGGCGCACCGAGCACCGGCGGCGGCTACAAGGGTTCCAACCCGCGCAGCACCGACGGCGCACGCCGCAGCTACGGCGACCGTTAATCACGGCGCCATGCCGCCAGCAGGCGGCAGGCAATAAAAAACGGCCACCAGATCACTCTGGTGGCCGTTTTTTATTGCCTGCCGCATTTATTTTTTCGACACTTCCTGGCGCGACAGCTTGCGCAGCTTGGCCTGCTCGAAGCGCGCGTGCTGTTCCGGCGTCTCCAGCACCAGTGGCGGCACGGCCACGGGCTTGCGGTTGGCGTCCACGGCCACCATCGTGAAATAGCAGCTGTTGGCATGGCGCACCAGGCGCTGCTGGATGTTTTCCGTCACCACGCGGATACCCACTTCCATCGATGTCGTCCCCGTGTAATTGATCGACGCGAGGAACGTCACCAGCTCGCCCACGTGGATGGGCTGCAGGAACATCACCTGGTCCACGGACAGGGTCACCACATAGCTGCCCGAATAGCGGCTGGCGCAGGCATAGGCGACGCTGTCGAGGTATTTCAGGATGGTGCCACCGTGCACGTTGCCGGAAAAGTTGGCCATATCGGGCGTCATCAGGACCGTCATCGTCAGTTCGTGGGCCGACCAGTTCATCGCGCTGTCCAAAGTGTTCTCCAAAGGGGAAATTAAAAGTGAGGGAAGATGTGAAAACCGGCCACGAGGGCCGGTTGTGAGCCTTACAGACCCAGGGTGTCGATGTCGGCCAGCGATTCGCGGCCCTTGTCGGAAATGTCGTGGCCTTCGCCGTCGGCGCGCGCCACGATGTGGGCTTTCTTGCCCAGGAAATACGCCACGTCCGACTCCAGCTTGGTCAGCGGATCGGTGGCGACGGCGCGCAGCCCCATGATGCAGCGGCGCAGGAACAGCAGTTGTTGTGCTTTCTCGGTGATGGACAGACGGCCATCGCGTGCATAACTGAGCAGCTTCAGGCCGGACAGGCGCTTGGCATTGCGGGCCACGCAAGCACTGGGGCGCTCGGTCTTGATGCCGCGTGCAACTTGCTCCAGCGCGTCATATTCATCGGTTGTTAATTTCTCGTTCTTCATTACTTTTCCATAAAAGGCCAGGTGTTCGGCCCCCATGGTACGCGCCCCGCTGCGCATCGGCAACAGGCAACGTGAATCAGTCTCCGCCCGCGCGGCGAACGGATGGCTGAAAGACGGGCTGGACAGCCCTTATTTATAGCTGCGCAGCAGCAGCCAGGCCAGGCCGCAACCCGCCACGGCGCACGCCAGCGCCAGCGCCAAAAGGTTTTTGCTGGTGATCACAGGCCGCCGGCCCAGGTAGATTTTGTTATGCAAGGAATTGCCCACGATGGTCTCCTGTACAAGAATTTTTATGATGTCTCATTATAAGAACAGAATCGTGACGGCCGCATGACACTCGACAGTTAGCGTTTGATTTGTATCCAGTCGGCAACATTTATTGACGTTTTTGTTGTTTAAATGGCGTGGCGCCGGCGGCCGCCCCGCAGTCCATTTCCGATAGGAAATAAACGCGGCGCGCGTCCCCCCTCCGCAGGCCATGGCGCGGTGCAACGGTCCGAAAACCGCTCAATGCATTTTCACGGGCGGCGGCGGCGGCGTCGGCTCCTCGACCGGCACGGGATCGATGTGGGGCGGCTGTTCCGGCGGCGGCGTGAGCGGGTCGCCTTCCGGCGGTGGCGGCATATCGGGTTCGGGCGTGCTGTGCGCACGCAACGGGTCAAGATGGAATTGTGGCTGCATGGTGGCCTCCTTTGCCCCACTGTAGCCGATGCGGCCAAATCCTGGCGCCCGCCAGTGGCACGCTGCAGGGAACTAAACGGCGTGGCGCCACTCCAACTTGACAAGCATCCCCTCCAGCTACGAGTGCAAGCGATTTCCATGGCGCGCAAGAAAATCCTCTT is a window of Janthinobacterium rivuli DNA encoding:
- a CDS encoding transglycosylase SLT domain-containing protein, which translates into the protein MHENSFKSTVLAALALALAPALSQAYEAGVESDNAPVAAAAPALIPMTAQVTAKLPTLDNRLQKTDRLLKNLSDNSDPLREADVWGRIRSGYAIPDINNQLVANHVNWYATRPDYIARTTARASRYIFHVVQELEKRGMPTELALLPFIESAFNPQAFSSANAAGMWQFVPATGRDFNLKQNMFKDERRGVLASTDAALTYLQRLYDMFGDWQLALAAYNWGEGSVQRAIKKNQALGKPTDFESLADLMPAETRNYVPKLQAVKNIIANPAQFGLTLPVVDNQPYFTAIDKTSDIDITVAAQLAELSMDEFKALNPQFNRPVIIGGEKTKILLPQENAAKFTTNLAQWGHALSSWTTHKITNARERIETLASKFGTTADVLRQANNIPQRTSLRAGSTILVPKTSATMNKDITQEIADSATMLLEADRPERAAKALRRAAKGGKVQAAPISLVKPRIQRGGGNSRAKARH
- the fabI gene encoding enoyl-ACP reductase FabI — protein: MAFLQGKKILITGLLSNRSIAYGIAKACHREGATLAFTYVGERFKERITEFAAEFGSELVFDCDVSSDEQINAVFSDLARHWDQLNGLVHAIGFAPREAIAGDFLDGLSRDSFRIAHDISAYSFPAMAKAALPLLHPGASVLTLTYLGAVRAVPYYNTMGLAKASLEASVRYLAESLGPRGIRANGISAGPIKTLAASGIKDFSKLLGFVAEHAPLRRNVTIEEVGNTAAFLLSDLASGITGEITYVDGGFSQVMAVNPEVE
- a CDS encoding helix-turn-helix transcriptional regulator, whose product is MDYIFTLKYRLPDHETDLDALAERLGSGGCDDALVGIGQAGRLALEFTREASNAREALLSALADVKAIVPDAVLVEASPDLVGLSDVAQVLGLSRQNLHKLMSKYRHSFPVPVHEGSATIWHLADVLAWLHAKGTYQLERSLVELAQVTRQINLARETRQAPPLSADIVAMLN
- a CDS encoding DEAD/DEAH box helicase, whose product is MTFESLGLHPSIIAALTESGYTAPTAVQSQAIPAAIEGRDLLVSSQTGSGKTAAFMLPSLHKLASAEQSAAGKTPNQEMQASRARGERPRFKAAQPKMLVLTPTRELALQVTTNTDKYSTGIRRIKAVSILGGMPYPKQMQLLAKNPEILVATPGRLIDHMDSGKIDFSQLEILVLDEADRMLDMGFIDDIEKIVEATPEGRQTMLFSATLDGVVGNMARRITKNPLVIQVASSSNKHENITQRVHFVDDLSHKNRLLDHLLRDESLDQAVVFTATKRDADTIADRLNIAGFSAAALHGDMHQGARNRTLDGMRRGQVKVLVATDVAARGIDVPTITHVFNYDLPKFPEDYVHRIGRTGRAGRNGLAISLVNHAEGMNVKRIERFTKQLIPVNVIEGFEPKKTASAPRSSARPGGWKPGDNRGGAKPGQRTFSKPGAPRKDGAPSTGGGYKGSNPRSTDGARRSYGDR
- a CDS encoding acyl-CoA thioesterase, whose protein sequence is MNWSAHELTMTVLMTPDMANFSGNVHGGTILKYLDSVAYACASRYSGSYVVTLSVDQVMFLQPIHVGELVTFLASINYTGTTSMEVGIRVVTENIQQRLVRHANSCYFTMVAVDANRKPVAVPPLVLETPEQHARFEQAKLRKLSRQEVSKK